From one Triticum aestivum cultivar Chinese Spring chromosome 4B, IWGSC CS RefSeq v2.1, whole genome shotgun sequence genomic stretch:
- the LOC123092477 gene encoding uncharacterized protein isoform X2, with the protein MDPHPTPFRAKRKSVAAPAKTPAPKPKSVATARGKMTTSATTSAVSAGAAPQPRPRRAFGTVRSSNSLAEKPAPPPPQKHSKLSPPPPQKPLKVSPPKLQKPAAKVSPPPPQKPAKVSPPPQQKPSKLSPPIPAKAARPSRPAEKPLKKACPAPPDLAAKAKKKSQRVSFQDDVAAVAASGSGEKVKASTEDSAGRTPMVPVKALEKKPAKVVVAETPFFSAQNCSSCTLDQLESASYWLAQIHLAESVGKHNVSAAFFRLAFECQAQPFHRIRSELRNYVVRHESASTLTPLFHELLVAHAMAANQLKFDTDGSEKVDTPATTNTVDQKLDATTLVHECSERDCGGDLVDVGEVSVIKQGEEEMDQPSFEQKLDESFAFDDCEAVIVDRLAEEHSEFEKIIGVKGPCDSEIVQSACRSSIDRLSLRGSPLARGASERRLSSESHLDKLSPSAGSLSAKRLSSSGSPFNNSPFCRGSLQRLTSSCPSSKKSSAKGGLSSKRMSSGACSDGEPIDTAGAGDSSRVIQEGEAGCHATVEPMKLKEHGEYDDAATDETQ; encoded by the exons ATGGATCCCCACCCGACCCCCTTCCGAG CGAAGCGGAAGTCGGTCGCTGCGCCGGCAAAGACGCCAGCGCCGAAGCCCAAGTCCGTCGCCACCGCCCGCGGGAAGATGACCACctccgccaccaccagcgccgtctcCGCGGGGGCCGCTCCCCAGCCACG GCCACGACGCGCGTTCGGCACCGTCCGGAGCAGCAACTCCCTGGCCGAgaagccggccccgccgccgccgcagaagcATTCAAAGCTGTCGCCCCCGCCCCCGCAAAAGCCTTTGAAGGTGTCGCCGCCGAAGCTGCAGAAACCTGCTGCAAAGGTGTCACCGCCGCCTCCACAGAAGCCTGCAAAGGTTTCGCCGCCACCTCAGCAGAAGCCTTCGAAGCTGTCTCCGCCGATTCCGGCCAAGGCGGCTAGGCCTTCTCGTCCCGCAGAGAAGCCACTGAAGAAAGCTTGCCCAGCCCCCCCGGATCTGGCGgccaaggccaagaagaagagccagAGGGTGAGCTTCCAGGATGACGTGGCAGCGGTGGCTGCCTCCGGAAGCGGGGAGAAGGTCAAAGCTTCCACCGAAGACTCTGCTGGGCGTACGCCTATGGTGCCTGTCAAAGCCCTGGAGAAGAAGCCGGCGAAGGTTGTGGTCGCAGAGACCCCGTTCTTTAGCGCTCAGAATTGCAGCAGTTGCACGCTTGATCAGCTCGAGTCCGCCTCCTACTGGTTGGCACAGATCCATCTGGCCGAGTCTGTTGGCAAGCACAATGTCTCTGCGGCATTCTTCCGCCTTGCATTTGAATGCCAAGCTCAG CCATTTCACAGGATCCGAAGTGAGCTCAGGAACTATGTGGTGCGCCATGAGAGTGCTAGTACTTTGACCCCTTTATTCCATGAGCTCCTGGTTGCCCATGCCATGGCAGCGAACCAACTGAAGTTTGACACTGATGGTTCTGAAAAGGTGGATACACCTGCAACTACAAATACAGTTGACCAAAAGCTCGATGCTACCACACTGGTGCATGAATGCTCTGAACGTGATTGTGGTGGTGACCTTGTTGATGTGGGGGAAGTCAGTGTTATCAAACAAGGAGAGGAAGAGATGGACCAACCTAGCTTTGAGCAGAAACTGGATGAAAGTTTTGCATTTGATGATTGTGAGGCTGTCATCGTGGACCGGCTAGCGGAAGAACATTCTGAATTCGAAAAGATTATCGGTGTCAAAGGTCCTTGTGACAGTGAAATAGTCCAGTCAGCATGCCGCTCTTCCATCGACAGGCTGAGCTTGAGAGGATCCCCTCTAGCAAGGGGAGCATCTGAAAGACGCCTCTCGTCAGAGAGCCATTTAGATAAATTGTCTCCGTCTGCAGGGAGCTTGTCTGCAAAGCGCTTATCATCATCTGGTAGCCCTTTCAACAACTCTCCATTCTGCAGGGGCTCATTACAGAGGCTCACATCCAGTTGCCCTTCTTCTAAGAAGTCCTCTGCTAAAGGCGGCCTGTCCTCAAAGCGGATGTCATCTGGTGCCTGCTCTGATGGGGAGCCTATTGATACTGCTGGAGCTGGTGATTCTAGCAGAGTGATTCAGGAAGGGGAAGCTGGTTGCCATGCTACAG TTGAACCGATGAAATTGAAAGAGCATGGGGAGTATGATGATGCTGCCACTGATGAG acccaGTAG
- the LOC123092477 gene encoding uncharacterized protein isoform X1 — protein sequence MDPHPTPFRAKRKSVAAPAKTPAPKPKSVATARGKMTTSATTSAVSAGAAPQPRPRRAFGTVRSSNSLAEKPAPPPPQKHSKLSPPPPQKPLKVSPPKLQKPAAKVSPPPPQKPAKVSPPPQQKPSKLSPPIPAKAARPSRPAEKPLKKACPAPPDLAAKAKKKSQRVSFQDDVAAVAASGSGEKVKASTEDSAGRTPMVPVKALEKKPAKVVVAETPFFSAQNCSSCTLDQLESASYWLAQIHLAESVGKHNVSAAFFRLAFECQAQPFHRIRSELRNYVVRHESASTLTPLFHELLVAHAMAANQLKFDTDGSEKVDTPATTNTVDQKLDATTLVHECSERDCGGDLVDVGEVSVIKQGEEEMDQPSFEQKLDESFAFDDCEAVIVDRLAEEHSEFEKIIGVKGPCDSEIVQSACRSSIDRLSLRGSPLARGASERRLSSESHLDKLSPSAGSLSAKRLSSSGSPFNNSPFCRGSLQRLTSSCPSSKKSSAKGGLSSKRMSSGACSDGEPIDTAGAGDSSRVIQEGEAGCHATELHAVEPMKLKEHGEYDDAATDETQ from the exons ATGGATCCCCACCCGACCCCCTTCCGAG CGAAGCGGAAGTCGGTCGCTGCGCCGGCAAAGACGCCAGCGCCGAAGCCCAAGTCCGTCGCCACCGCCCGCGGGAAGATGACCACctccgccaccaccagcgccgtctcCGCGGGGGCCGCTCCCCAGCCACG GCCACGACGCGCGTTCGGCACCGTCCGGAGCAGCAACTCCCTGGCCGAgaagccggccccgccgccgccgcagaagcATTCAAAGCTGTCGCCCCCGCCCCCGCAAAAGCCTTTGAAGGTGTCGCCGCCGAAGCTGCAGAAACCTGCTGCAAAGGTGTCACCGCCGCCTCCACAGAAGCCTGCAAAGGTTTCGCCGCCACCTCAGCAGAAGCCTTCGAAGCTGTCTCCGCCGATTCCGGCCAAGGCGGCTAGGCCTTCTCGTCCCGCAGAGAAGCCACTGAAGAAAGCTTGCCCAGCCCCCCCGGATCTGGCGgccaaggccaagaagaagagccagAGGGTGAGCTTCCAGGATGACGTGGCAGCGGTGGCTGCCTCCGGAAGCGGGGAGAAGGTCAAAGCTTCCACCGAAGACTCTGCTGGGCGTACGCCTATGGTGCCTGTCAAAGCCCTGGAGAAGAAGCCGGCGAAGGTTGTGGTCGCAGAGACCCCGTTCTTTAGCGCTCAGAATTGCAGCAGTTGCACGCTTGATCAGCTCGAGTCCGCCTCCTACTGGTTGGCACAGATCCATCTGGCCGAGTCTGTTGGCAAGCACAATGTCTCTGCGGCATTCTTCCGCCTTGCATTTGAATGCCAAGCTCAG CCATTTCACAGGATCCGAAGTGAGCTCAGGAACTATGTGGTGCGCCATGAGAGTGCTAGTACTTTGACCCCTTTATTCCATGAGCTCCTGGTTGCCCATGCCATGGCAGCGAACCAACTGAAGTTTGACACTGATGGTTCTGAAAAGGTGGATACACCTGCAACTACAAATACAGTTGACCAAAAGCTCGATGCTACCACACTGGTGCATGAATGCTCTGAACGTGATTGTGGTGGTGACCTTGTTGATGTGGGGGAAGTCAGTGTTATCAAACAAGGAGAGGAAGAGATGGACCAACCTAGCTTTGAGCAGAAACTGGATGAAAGTTTTGCATTTGATGATTGTGAGGCTGTCATCGTGGACCGGCTAGCGGAAGAACATTCTGAATTCGAAAAGATTATCGGTGTCAAAGGTCCTTGTGACAGTGAAATAGTCCAGTCAGCATGCCGCTCTTCCATCGACAGGCTGAGCTTGAGAGGATCCCCTCTAGCAAGGGGAGCATCTGAAAGACGCCTCTCGTCAGAGAGCCATTTAGATAAATTGTCTCCGTCTGCAGGGAGCTTGTCTGCAAAGCGCTTATCATCATCTGGTAGCCCTTTCAACAACTCTCCATTCTGCAGGGGCTCATTACAGAGGCTCACATCCAGTTGCCCTTCTTCTAAGAAGTCCTCTGCTAAAGGCGGCCTGTCCTCAAAGCGGATGTCATCTGGTGCCTGCTCTGATGGGGAGCCTATTGATACTGCTGGAGCTGGTGATTCTAGCAGAGTGATTCAGGAAGGGGAAGCTGGTTGCCATGCTACAG AGCTCCATGCAGTTGAACCGATGAAATTGAAAGAGCATGGGGAGTATGATGATGCTGCCACTGATGAG acccaGTAG
- the LOC123092478 gene encoding transmembrane protein 209, which yields MEFRHGGSPGGGGGDGKPREKFSVYQNPSLTRALASRSARPSLPVLLLLALSAIASASSLMALSSREGELFKVAGGAGLSMAAVVFAVRLVEAALGLVALLTLPAFFRVLILYNGGKALAKEDKVVLSERQLGLLGLKTTGSEGSPMGEQTKKPPKAKPSTPSEPIVPIRRSSFSYTPSRVQPRIGSSHLSPGSERLTTLQMSPSTPLQKPVSSPSTPWSRKSSGSAKGIQTEAMLDQFLATLDENIDNVTDSANKTATPPATITSFGIASPVSVTTSTTPSGATRSTPLRPVRMSPGSHQKYSTPPKKGEGELPPPMSLEQAVDAFESLGVYPDIEQWRNNLRQWFSSVLMSPLVEKIKSSHIQVKQTTASIGASVNVSQVGSDLPSTAPPVSLSPLGGTKDWQPTVTVDEDGILNQMRAALLQSRNAPVAQTFGSPQQPQSNPLLPAIQACIDAITEHQRLNALMKGELIKGLLPQSSVRADYTVHRVQELAEGTCLKNYDYMGYRDGYGKSEKKWTSELPTDSHLLLYLFAAFLEHPKWMLHVDPTSYSGAQSSKNPLFLGILPPKERFPEKYVALISGVPAIIHPGALVLAVGKQSPPIFALYWDKKLQFSLQGRTALWDAILLLCHQIKVGYGGIVRGTHIGSSALNILSVLDSDMES from the exons ATGGAGTTTCGGCACGGTGGCTCGCcggggggcggcgggggcgacggcaagCCGCGCGAGAAGTTCTCGGTATACCAGAACCCGTCCCTCACCCGCGCGCTCGCCTCCCGCAGCGCCCGCCCCtccctccccgtcctcctcctccttgcgctctCCGCCATCGCATCTGCCTCATCCCTCATGGCCCTGTCGTCCCG GGAGGGGGAGCTCTTCAAGGTCGCTGGTGGCGCGGGTCTATCCATGGCTGCTGTCG TGTTTGCCGTCAGGTTGGTGGAGGCAGCCCTGGGTCTTGTCGCACTTTTGACACTGCCAGCGTTCTTCAGGGTACTGATTCTGTACAATGGGGGGAAGGCATTGGCCAAGGAGGACAAGGTTGTGTTGTCCGAACGCCAACTGGGGCTTCTTGGGTTAAAGACCACAGGCTCAGAAGGATCTCCTATGGGTGAGCAAACCAAGAAGCCTCCCAAGGCAAAGCCGTCAACACCCTCAGAGCCAATTGTTCCTATCAGGAGATCTTCGTTCAGCTACACACCGTCACGGGTGCAACCAAGGATTGGCTCCAGCCATTTGAGTCCTGGTAGTGAGAGATTGACCACATTACAAATGTCGCCTTCCACTCCACTACAGAAGCCTGTTTCTTCCCCTTCAACTCCATGGTCGAGGAAAAGCTCAGGCAGTGCCAAGGGCATACAAACTGAGGCGATGTTGGACCAGTTCTTGGCTACCTTGGATGAAAATATTGATAATGTCACGGATTCAGCCAATAAAACTGCAACGCCTCCAGCAACCATCACGAGCTTTGGCATTGCCAGCCCTGTCTCAGTCACCACATCAACCACCCCTTCTGGTGCTACACGGAGCACACCTTTGAGGCCTGTGAGGATGTCTCCTGGCTCCCATCAGAAGTACAGCACGCCTCCGAAAAAGGGCGAGGGTGAGCTTCCACCGCCAATGTCCCTGGAGCAGGCAGTGGATGCCTTTGAAAGTCTGGGTGTGTATCCTGACATCGAGCAGTGGCGAAACAATCTCAGGCAGTGGTTCTCTTCAGTCCTTATGAGCCCGCTTGTTGAAAAGATTAAATCAAGCCATATTCAG GTTAAGCAAACAACAGCTAGTATTGGAGCTTCAGTTAATGTTAGCCAAGTTGGAAGCGATCTGCCAAGCACGGCACCACCAGTTAGCTTATCTCCACTTGGTGGGACTAAAGATTGGCAGCCAACTGTCACCGTTGATGAGGATGGTATTCTTAATCAAATGCGGGCTGCACTTCTGCAATCTCGTAATGCTCCTGTTG CCCAAACCTTCGGTAGCCCACAACAGCCACAATCAAACCCCCTCCTTCCAGCCATTCAAGCATGTATCGATGCAATTACAGAGCACCAGAGGCTTAACGCTCTGATGAAGGGAGAGCTTATAAAAGGCTTGCTGCCACAGAGTAGTGTCCGTGCTGATTATACTGTTCACAGAGTTCAAG AACTTGCTGAAGGAACGTGCTTGAAGAATTATGATTACATGGGCTATAGAGATGGCTATGGTAAATCAGAGAAAAAATGGACCAGCGAGCTGCCAACTGACTCACACCTTCTTCTCTACTTGTTTGCTGCTTTTCTTGAACATCCAAAGTGGATGCTTCATGTTGATCCAACCTCCTATTCTGGTGCCCAGTCTAGCAAAAATCCTTTATTTCTAGGAATCCTCCCACCGAAAGAGAGGTTTCCGGAGAAGTATGTTGCTTTGATATCTGGCGTTCCAGCAATTATTCACCCAGGGGCTCTTGTACTGGCTGTGGGCAAGCAGAGTCCTCCAATTTTTGCTTTATACTGGGACAAGAAACTGCAATTTTCTCTTCAG GGAAGAACAGCACTGTGGGACGCCATTTTGCTTCTATGCCACCAAATCAAAGTTGGTTATGGCGGTATTGTCAGGGGCACCCACATCGGGTCTTCTGCCTTGAACATCCTTTCCGTTCTTGATTCAGACATGGAGAGCTGA